From the Synergistaceae bacterium genome, the window ATCAAAAAATTTTGCGATTCACTCAAGGCGAGAAGGACACCGCTTCACATTATGAGAGCCTTCAAAAATTTTATTACGACTCCGGGACTATGGCTCGACAGACTCGAAAACACTGCAAATTTTCCGGAATTAGACGAGACAACAAGACAGACAGCAAGCGCGATCGAGACCGTATCACAAAAAGTTTTGCAGCTTGATGAATTATTGCCGGACTTAGGACGCGTGCAAGATCAAAAAATGACAACCGATGAAGCATTTGACTATCTTGAAAGATGGTGCAGGAAAACTAACACTCGTGCGCCTTTGCAAATTTCAAATTCTGTGCGAATCTTCACGGGGCAGCCTCCGGTTTTGTCATCATTTCCCGTTTTCATAATGACGGGAGTTACACAAAAAACTTGGTCAGCAAACATACAAAGTTCGCCGCTTTTAGGCACTGAGGAACGCAAAAAACTTGACGAGAATCAAGCACATTTGCCGACGGTTCAAGAAAAAGCATTACGGCACGAGGCATTATTCAGACGATTAATACAGACGGGAGAAAATTTCACGATAATTTCACGTCCTGCACTTGATGAAGAAGACAGACCAGTATCAGAGTCGCAATTTATGCCGCGATTCCTTGAAGATTTGCCAGCATGGAAGAGAATAGAATCAGACCCCGCCGGAATAAATATTTTACTTGGCAATGACGGTTATATTTTCCCGGAGATTGACGCGGGCGAAAAAATTTCGAGATCCGTACCAGCTATTAACGCGCAGGCAAATGCAGTCGGAGCAAGCGATATAAAAGAATTATTGTTATGTCCGTTCTTATGGTATCAGGAGAGGCAGGCGAAATTATACGCTTCAGACTCTGAAATTGTGTCGTCTATGGAATGGGGAAATTTGACTCATAAATTTTGGGAGTCTGTCTGGCTTCGTTACCGTGAGAACATGAACGCGCCCGGAAAAATTTTTCTGGCCATAGCAAAATCTGAATGGGAAAATTTATTGAATGTCAGTGAAAATTATCAAGATTTTACGCGGTTGATAAAAGATTTCAGGCTGAGAAGACATTTAGACGGCGTAAAATTTCGTGTTGACAGGTTGAGTCTTTTGCAGGGCGGAATACTTGACTCGCTGCATAATTCCGGCTATGAACACACAAAAATTTTGCTGGAAGAAGACGCGCATTTAATCACGCAGATTAACGGCATAAAATTTTTAGGACAGTGCGACAGAATCGAATTTCTTAATAGTCCAAATGGTGAAGAAATTGCATTTATCGCCGACTACAAAGAGGGCAAGAGCACAAATTATGAATCTGATTCGAAAATTGAGTCTTACAGCTGGAACACTGAAGAACGCAAGAAATTCAAGACGGGTCTGCAATTATCGTGTTACGCGGCATTGTTTGAACGCGAGAAAAAATTTACTTGCAAATTATCAGGAGTCTATATACTTGGCCTCAATGACGGGAAATTAGCGGGCAGCTTTGAAGATTCAGAGTCAGAAATTTTTGCGCCTCACACTGAAAGCGGAAAGATAACGACTCATATTTCAGAACGCATTGACGAGGGTGAATACGCTATGAAGTGCGCTGCTGAAATTTTGAAGATAGGAAGATTTGCGCCTGAATATAATTCTGACATGTGCAGATTTTGCAGCGTAAAAAGTTTGTGCCGTAAGGGTGAGTTCAGGGGAGAGAGTTTATTGTCAATTGATGATGACTCGGAGTCTGATGATGAATGAATGCCGCCGCCTCGCCCCACCCGCCCACCCTGCTCGGCGGCGGAAAAAACACTAAATCTCCTCTAACGCGCTTTGAACTTTGTATCCTGCGTCACGAATTAATATATCCTTCTTGAATAAATCCAAATCGTAACGCACCATTCTTTTAACGAGGTCAGTAAATGAAACTTTGCGCTTCCA encodes:
- a CDS encoding PD-(D/E)XK nuclease family protein, which produces MNTAEIFAYNNGFELGKLINSQIKRFAGREKNLRFVIPSRKDKNYRPELNNLTLWTWEEIYNDICSTGKIDRKKILSPPDHLLILRTILDDVIAENPEKIQRWPGIVRPGFIDILSDDIRELLNEAVRPSQLIYNPDSEEPSEFLLPEIYRLYLEYLNDYNLLDSAQIYSESYEEILKTQEWGRDLIIIFAGFLSFTHGQLELLYALQDRCEAVIILKPEANLMNFRDAHSQFNIAFTPEKSAGKIIEIPVSEPGLEPEVIARTLALWQQDKITLNEQKFSGFDSIAMTISQGREDLFAHAFKRYEIPYSFQSGIPINNTLPGKILSSVRYLYTRQFPTYETALLLTQECFAGSKFPVMKAYRAGYSGLEGWEKFLSDNEKFSTALLAVQSIKKFCDSLKARRTPLHIMRAFKNFITTPGLWLDRLENTANFPELDETTRQTASAIETVSQKVLQLDELLPDLGRVQDQKMTTDEAFDYLERWCRKTNTRAPLQISNSVRIFTGQPPVLSSFPVFIMTGVTQKTWSANIQSSPLLGTEERKKLDENQAHLPTVQEKALRHEALFRRLIQTGENFTIISRPALDEEDRPVSESQFMPRFLEDLPAWKRIESDPAGINILLGNDGYIFPEIDAGEKISRSVPAINAQANAVGASDIKELLLCPFLWYQERQAKLYASDSEIVSSMEWGNLTHKFWESVWLRYRENMNAPGKIFLAIAKSEWENLLNVSENYQDFTRLIKDFRLRRHLDGVKFRVDRLSLLQGGILDSLHNSGYEHTKILLEEDAHLITQINGIKFLGQCDRIEFLNSPNGEEIAFIADYKEGKSTNYESDSKIESYSWNTEERKKFKTGLQLSCYAALFEREKKFTCKLSGVYILGLNDGKLAGSFEDSESEIFAPHTESGKITTHISERIDEGEYAMKCAAEILKIGRFAPEYNSDMCRFCSVKSLCRKGEFRGESLLSIDDDSESDDE